CACTACTGATATCTGCTTCAGCACGAATCCCCAGCGCTTTCATCTGAGCAGCGACATTTTCCGCAAAAGGCAGAAAATCATTACTCACCGGCAGCAGGCGAATCTGCACCGGCGCTAACCACAGCGGAAAATCGCCGGCATATTCTTCAATCAAAATCCCGATCAGCCGTTCCAAAGATCCAAACGGCGCACGGTGAATCATCACTGGACGCTGGCGGGAACCATCCGCCGCTACATACTCTAAATCAAAGCGTTCCGGCAGGTTGTAATCAACTTGAACCGTCCCTAACTGCCACTCGCGATCCAAAACATCTTGGAAGATAAAATCGAGTTTCGGCCCGTAAAATGCCGCTTCTCCAATTCCCTCAAAGTAGTTCATGCCGAGAGTTTCCACGGCGCGACGAATCGCACCTTGGGCTTTTTCCCACGCTTCATCTGAACCGATGTACTTATCCAAAGCCGGATCGCGGAAACTCAGTCTTGCTTTGAAGTTCTTCAGTTGCAGACTCTTGAACACCGACAGAATCAAATCCACCACTTTCAAAAATTCATCATCCAGTTGTTCTGGTGTGACAAATAGGTGAGAGTCATCGACGGTAAAGCCGCGTACCCGTGTTAAACCACCAAGTTCGCCTGATTGTTCGTAGCGGTAGACGGTGCCAAATTCAGCTAAGCGCATGGGCAATTCCCGATAGGAACGCAACTCGCTCTTGTAAATTTGGATGTGGAAAGGGCAGTTCATCGGCTTGAGGGCAAAACCCTGTTCGGCGGCGGCGGCTTCCTGATCCTCCGCCATCATGGGGAACATATCCTCTTTATATTTCTGCCAGTGACCGGAAATTTTAAACAAGTCCACTCTGCCGATGTGCGGGGTGACGACTTGTTGGTAGCCGCGTTTGATTTGTTCTTGTTTGAGGAAATCTTCCAGGATCGACCGCAAAATGGTGCCTTTCGGTGTCCACAGGGGTAATCCTGGGCCTACGGGATCGGCGAAGATAAATAAACCGAGTTCTTTACCCAATTTCCGGTGGTCACGCTTAAGTGCTTCTTCCTTGCGGCGTTTGTATTCTTCGAGTTGTTCTGGTGTTTCCCAAGCAGTGCCGTAAATTCGCTGTAGCTGTTGTTTGGTGGCATCACCGCGCCAGTAAGCACCGGCAACACTTTCGAGTTCAAATGCCTTGGGGTTGAGTTCGCTGGTGTTTTCGACATGAGGGCCGGCACACAAATCCCACCAGTCTTCACCCAAATGGTAGATGGTAATCGGTTCTTGAATGCCTTCTAATATTTCTAGTTTGTAAGGCTCATTAATGGCCTCGATCCGCTTTCTGGCTTCCTCACGGCTCACTTCTTCCCGAACCACCGGCAGTTTACGGTTGACGATCTTGATCATCTCTTTTTTGATCGCCTTGAGATCCTTTTCCGTAAACGATTCTGGATGGTCAAAGTCGTAGTAAAAGCCATAGTCAATCCAGGGTCCGATAGTGACTTGCGCTTTGGGAAATAATTTTTGCACTGCCATTGCCATCACATGGGAAGCGGTGTGGCGAATTTTTTGCAAGGCTACTGATTCGCCGGTGCGCGGCAGATGGATTTTTTCGGGTTGTTCTTCTGGGGAAGCGGGAGATGAGCTAACCATCGGCTATTGATTTCGTTCCAATCCCTGGTATTTCAATCCCGGATAAGGATTTACTGTTTTGCTGTTTTATTTTATTGCATTTCAATGCTTGATGGGTTTTAAGGAAGGTTGCCGGTTTTCAGCAAAATACTGCTTTTGGATTGTTTGCTTGCGTCAATTTCAATCGAGCTTAACCGCTTAACTTGACTGCGGTTGCTTGATAACGGAGTTGTTGGTTTTTAATCCATGTCTTGGCTTAAATGTCAATCCTCTATAGCTGTAATTAATATGCCGGTGTTGCAATGCTGACTGACGACTCGGTGATTGAAAAAAAGTGCAGTAAATGTTACAAATTGTAAATTGCGTTAAGATTAGGTTAGCTCAGTCACTCATTTTTAATTTATGCTGAATCCAAATCTGCCTGAACCCGACTTGCTCAAGACGGTTTTACAGCCGCTCTTAGAAGACTTTCAGTATTGGTTTGGGCGCTCGCGCTCGCTTCTAGAAACCCAAGAAATTTCTTTTCTCGGCACCGAGGGGCAAGCTGACTTACTGGCAAGAGTGGTGCAGGCTCAGCAGGAAGTGAGTACGGCTAAAATGCTTCTAAACGCCACAGATGGCAAAGTTGGGGTGGAAATGGAAGTCTTGATGCCGTGGCACAAACTGCTCACCGAATGTTGGCAGGTGTCGATGCGGAACCGCATGGAAAAGTCCAACAACGCGCAGCCACCACAGGTAGGCTGAGCAAAAGGCGTCTAAGACTATAAATTAAAGGTCTGGCAAAACCCGCGTATTTAAACAAACGTTCATTTAACAGCGGTTTTTGTTCTTAAACATCTGTTCAAACTTGTAAATAAACTGTGTTGTTGGAGGAAAATGCGATGTTACACTTGCTATACATTCTTGCTTTTACGACTTTGGCTTTCTTGGCGGTCGGTAATTTAATTCGCAGCTTGATCACCTTGAGTGCCGAGTCTCAACGCCCTTACTCACCCATATCAGGATCGCCGATAAGCCGGTATCGGGGAACCCCTCACCCAGAATTACTTGATTCTAATGGGAAAGTTGTGAATGAGCCGCTGATGGTGATGAAGTCGATGACGGTAGAAGATGCCCGCGAACATTTAGATGCCCTCTACAATTCTTCTCCAGGTTCTCCTAACGAAGCTCGCGACGACGCTTAAAAGTTTAAGATAATCAGATTTATACGATAGGGGTAAATTTTATAAATTGCCCCTATTTTTAATGGATTTTTGATTGAAATTGCCGGCTTTGCTTTCTGTACTTTTAGAATCGGCATCTGAGCTTTCTATACAATTTTGCAATGCCGGTTAGTGGAACTTGATTGCAACACAGAAGTCGTGTGAGACAAAATAATTCTATGAAAATATCCCAAATTTCTAAACTGTTTGCTTGGTCGTTGGGACTGGTTCTATTGTACACCGGCACTACTTTTGCTCAACGAATTTCTAGCCCGCTTCAGGAGTCTCACAGCCGGCAAGAAGTCTTGCAGGAACTCAGCAAGGCAAGTGTCGTGTATCTGGGAGAAACCCATGATAGCGCAGAGGATCATAAAGCTCAGCTAGCGATTTTGCAAGAATTGCATCGGCAAAATCCCAAAATTGCGATTGCAATGGAAATGTTTCAGCGTCCCTATCAAAATGTTATTGATCAATATCTTGCCGGCCAGTTAACAGAAACTGAACTGGTAGAAAAAAGTGAGTATAATCAGCGGTGGGGGTTTCCTTGGGAATATTATGCACCGATCTTGCAATTTGCGAATTCAAATCGGCTGCCGGTGTTAGCTTTAAATACGCCGTCGGAAGTCACTCGAAAAGTCGTTCGTGAAGGTTTGGAAGGTTTAGCTGAAACGGATCGGCAGTATATTCCCACGGCTACGGAAATCGACCTTAGCAATGCGGAATACCGGCAAATGGTGCTAGATTCTTTTAAGCAGCATCAACAAGCCGGTCACGGTTCTAGTGCTAATTTTGAGCGATTTTTTCTGGCACAAGTTTTGTGGGATGAAACAATGGCAGATGTGATCGCTCAATTTTTAAAACAGAATCCAGGCTATCAAGTGGTTGTGCTTGCCGGTCAAGGTCATGTTATTTATGGATATGGGATTCCGAGTCGGGTTGAACGGCGG
Above is a genomic segment from Microcoleus sp. FACHB-68 containing:
- the thrS gene encoding threonine--tRNA ligase, whose translation is MVSSSPASPEEQPEKIHLPRTGESVALQKIRHTASHVMAMAVQKLFPKAQVTIGPWIDYGFYYDFDHPESFTEKDLKAIKKEMIKIVNRKLPVVREEVSREEARKRIEAINEPYKLEILEGIQEPITIYHLGEDWWDLCAGPHVENTSELNPKAFELESVAGAYWRGDATKQQLQRIYGTAWETPEQLEEYKRRKEEALKRDHRKLGKELGLFIFADPVGPGLPLWTPKGTILRSILEDFLKQEQIKRGYQQVVTPHIGRVDLFKISGHWQKYKEDMFPMMAEDQEAAAAEQGFALKPMNCPFHIQIYKSELRSYRELPMRLAEFGTVYRYEQSGELGGLTRVRGFTVDDSHLFVTPEQLDDEFLKVVDLILSVFKSLQLKNFKARLSFRDPALDKYIGSDEAWEKAQGAIRRAVETLGMNYFEGIGEAAFYGPKLDFIFQDVLDREWQLGTVQVDYNLPERFDLEYVAADGSRQRPVMIHRAPFGSLERLIGILIEEYAGDFPLWLAPVQIRLLPVSNDFLPFAENVAAQMKALGIRAEADISSERLGKLIRNAEKDKIPVMAVVGEKEVSSNSLSIRTRASGELGSMPVPDVIERMKSAITDYSNF
- a CDS encoding DUF2605 domain-containing protein, with translation MLNPNLPEPDLLKTVLQPLLEDFQYWFGRSRSLLETQEISFLGTEGQADLLARVVQAQQEVSTAKMLLNATDGKVGVEMEVLMPWHKLLTECWQVSMRNRMEKSNNAQPPQVG
- a CDS encoding DUF2973 domain-containing protein, whose translation is MLHLLYILAFTTLAFLAVGNLIRSLITLSAESQRPYSPISGSPISRYRGTPHPELLDSNGKVVNEPLMVMKSMTVEDAREHLDALYNSSPGSPNEARDDA
- a CDS encoding ChaN family lipoprotein; this translates as MKISQISKLFAWSLGLVLLYTGTTFAQRISSPLQESHSRQEVLQELSKASVVYLGETHDSAEDHKAQLAILQELHRQNPKIAIAMEMFQRPYQNVIDQYLAGQLTETELVEKSEYNQRWGFPWEYYAPILQFANSNRLPVLALNTPSEVTRKVVREGLEGLAETDRQYIPTATEIDLSNAEYRQMVLDSFKQHQQAGHGSSANFERFFLAQVLWDETMADVIAQFLKQNPGYQVVVLAGQGHVIYGYGIPSRVERRMAGFAGESFQQRLILLNSDSDFPSVSDKPVADFFWKSE